CCGCTTTACATATTTGGTCGGCTCGACGTTAAGCCAAATCCCGGTCCAGACTGCGCCAAGCCCGATGGCTTCGGCGGCCAGCAGGATATTTTCAGATGCGGCGGAGCAGTCCTGGATCCATACTTCGCTCTTCAGCCCCTTCCGGGTGTCGCCGCAGACCACGATGGCGGCTTTGGCCCCAGCGAGTACCCTGGTACCCCGGGTGGAAAACGAGAGGGTATCGAGCATGGCGCGCCCGGTCACCACGACGAACGCCCAGGGACGTTTATCTGCGGCGGTGGGGCTGGCCATCCCGGCGCGGAGAAGGATTTCAAGCTGGTCTTTGGTCACCGGCTTGTCCAGGTACTTCCGCACGCTTTTCCGGCTGTGAATGACAGTCAATGCATCCGGAATTTTTGTTTTTTCCTGGGAGAATACTGTGAGTGGGAAAGCCGAAAACACGAAAGAAACAAGGACAAGAGAAAGGAATACTGCGCGCACCGCTTTCATGGCTGCCTCCAGGGATAAAACCACTTTAATTTCTGAAGCGAGGGAATATTTACCAAGAATATGCAGAAGCGGCGCTTATTAGTCAAATAAAATCATCATTTGAAAATATGCATGAGAGCCATCATTTTCACTTCTCAAATCCCTGCATTCTTTATATCTTAATCAACGCCGGGTTCATCGGATAATACTTCTCTTTGACCCGATATATTTTTTTGTTGCTTATCGAGTTAACTCAGTTTGTTGAATAATACGAGTAAATAAAAGGCCTCACCCCCTGGCCCCCTCTACAACAAGTTAGAGAGGGAGAAACCCATCAGCAATTTTCTAAGGCATTGTTTATAAAGCACATCTGGGTCTTCCCCTCTATTGCGTGCAAGAGAGGGGATTATGGGGTGAGTTAAAAGCGGTAAAAATTTATATCAGCTTGCTGTCTAACCTTGATAAGCGATTTTTTCTTTCCTGTGAAAGGACACCTTCATGAGCCGTTATATCGCCATTGGGCTTTTTGTTGCGGCAATTCTGGTCGCGCTGCTCGTGGTAAACCGCAGTTCCAGAAAGGAAATCCAGCCGATCACAATCGGATTCATGGTGAAATTCCCCGAGGAACCCTGGTTCCAGAAAGAAATCAAAGGGGCCCGGAAATGCGCCGAAAAGTATGGATTCAAAGTTGTGGATATAGGGGCGAGGGACGGCGACCAGGTCCTGGCCGGTATCGATAATCTGGCCGCCCAGGGCGCGAAGGGATTTGTTATCTGCGCCCCGGATGTACGGCTCGGCCCGGCGATCATGGCCAAAGCGGAATCATACAAGATGAAGGTATTCACTGTGGACGACCAGTTTGTAGGCGCTGACGGCAAATTCATGAATGTACCCTATGTGGGCATG
This sequence is a window from Candidatus Latescibacter sp.. Protein-coding genes within it:
- a CDS encoding nitroreductase family protein, producing the protein MKAVRAVFLSLVLVSFVFSAFPLTVFSQEKTKIPDALTVIHSRKSVRKYLDKPVTKDQLEILLRAGMASPTAADKRPWAFVVVTGRAMLDTLSFSTRGTRVLAGAKAAIVVCGDTRKGLKSEVWIQDCSAASENILLAAEAIGLGAVWTGIWLNVEPTKYVKRVLGLPAEVQPLNIISIGYPTGEEKPKDKWDPTNIHYEKW